Genomic segment of Tissierellales bacterium:
AATGCATAAGGGAACAATGTTCTATAGCCTATATGTTCTAATAAAAATCCAGAAAATACAGGAGTGAAAATCTGAGCAGCCATTGAAAATGTATAGTAGAGGCCTGTATATTTTCCAATATCTGCACTTTGGGCCATTTCAACAACCATAGGATAGGAATTCACATTGATAGCAGCCCAACCTATACCAGTAAAGGCAAAGACTATATTTATAACAGGTGAATACTCCAAAAACCAAAATCCAGAGAAATAAGAAATACTCATCATTACAATCCCAATTATAATAGTTTTCTTTCTACCTATATTAGAAGATATAATTCCTATAGGTATATAGGATAATATGGCAGCCCCTGTAGCAACCATTAATGCATCTGCGAATCCTCCACCCTCCAATCCCCATACATTGACAGCATATCTTGAAAAAGCAGTTATGACTGCATTATAGGCTGTAAACCATAAAAATATAGAGGCAAGGATAAAGTAAAGACTCCTTTTTACCTCGGGGGGAAGTTCTGATTTAGTTTTTCCCTGATTAGATATCTCATCATCTTCAATTGCCGGTCCATCTAAGTCCTCTATTTCTTTGGATAGTTTCCTTTCTCGAATGGTTATCAAAAGTATAGTGACAGCTATGATCATTAATCCAGCAATAGCCATAAAAATCCCCATATAATTAGGATTATGTCCACTAGGTATCAAAATCTTAATCAATATAAGGGTAATAATTCCACCTACAGCACCCATTAAGTTAATAATTGCATTAGCCTTACTCCTCAAAGGCTTAGGTGTTAGGTCAGGCATGAGGGCCACAGCAGGCGAACGATAGGTACTCATAGCCAAGAGGACAATCCCTAAAGCGATAAAGAATAAAGCAAAATTTCTACTATTATCTGCATAAGGGATGACTATCATGAATATGACAGCTAAAATAGTACCTCCTAGAATAAAGGGTGTACGTTTTCCCAATCTAGTATCAACCTTGTCCGAAAGAGCCCCAAAGACAGGCAATAAAAACAAGGCCAAAACATTGTCAATAGCCATTATACCACCAGTTAAGGTCTCTCCTAACTGAAAGGTATTCTGTAGTATAAGAGGAATAATATTATCATACAATTGCCAAAAAGCTGAAATGGACATAAAGGCCAGTCCAATAAAAAAGGTACGCTTATAATTTAATTTCACAAATAAGACCTCCTAAAATATGTATTTTCCTCTATTATAACATAGATAGGATAATATTTTCTGAATAGATTGACAGGGAACAGCCCAAATATTACAGATCCTTAATAAACAATCTGTAAACATACCTTCAAAGAGCGAGAGATAAACCCTATAATAAAGGAAAAGCTCCATATCTTAAGTATGAACACCTATACAAGAAGCAAAATAGAAAGAAAATGAAATGAATATAACTTTAGGGGGTAATAAGTATGAAAAAAATAAATAATGAATTGACTAAGGGCTATACAATAAAAACAAATCCTAATGATAAGGTCCAGCTCTGTAGAATAATAAATGAATATGAAAATATTGAAGAAGCAAAAAAAGATCTAGTAGACTTATTAACTAATTGGGTAACAGAAGAGGAACTCTTAAAGGAATATACTAAGAAGAAAAAATGGTAGGATAGAAGGATTTTTTGGGACTTATGTCTGGTTAAATGTGGGAGATAAGATATTGAGTTAAAATAATAGAAGAGTGGTGGCAATTATCTATCATTGTAGAGTTATCTAATAATTATAATTATTAGATAACTCTACCAAGTTAAAATTAATCTTCGTCTTCATCTAAGATGTCTATAGCCTGGTAAATTTCTTCAGGGGTACAATCAAAATAAGAAGCCATGTATTCCAAAGATTTTTCAAATTTCTGGTCAAAATAATCCTCTATTTCTTCTTCTGTCATAAGGTCTAATTTTTTATAGCCACCTTTACTATTTACAAAATCAGTTAAGTAAATACATAGTAATCTTTCTATTTCTTTAATTTGTTTATTAGTAAATAATATTTTCTCATAC
This window contains:
- a CDS encoding MFS transporter — its product is MKLNYKRTFFIGLAFMSISAFWQLYDNIIPLILQNTFQLGETLTGGIMAIDNVLALFLLPVFGALSDKVDTRLGKRTPFILGGTILAVIFMIVIPYADNSRNFALFFIALGIVLLAMSTYRSPAVALMPDLTPKPLRSKANAIINLMGAVGGIITLILIKILIPSGHNPNYMGIFMAIAGLMIIAVTILLITIRERKLSKEIEDLDGPAIEDDEISNQGKTKSELPPEVKRSLYFILASIFLWFTAYNAVITAFSRYAVNVWGLEGGGFADALMVATGAAILSYIPIGIISSNIGRKKTIIIGIVMMSISYFSGFWFLEYSPVINIVFAFTGIGWAAINVNSYPMVVEMAQSADIGKYTGLYYTFSMAAQIFTPVFSGFLLEHIGYRTLFPYA